The DNA region CCGACTCGTCGAGAATGGCTTCGACGAGGACCACGGCGCGATGGTCGTCCACCTCAAAGGTCAACCCGCCCGCGCGACGCGGCGCATCACGAAGCGGCTGCACGACGAACTCGACTTGCCCGTCGTGGTGTTTACTGACGGCGACCCGTGGTCGTACCGCATCTACGGCTCCGTCGCCTACGGCTCGATCAAGTCCGCGCACCTCTCGGAGTATCTGGCGACACCCGAAGCCGACTTCGTCGGCATCCAACCGCAGGACATCGTCGACTACGACCTGCCGACGGACCCGCTCTCGGACTCGGACACCAACGCGCTCGAAAGCGAGTTGGACGACCCGCGGTTCCAGACGGAGTACTGGACCGAGCAGATAGAACTCCAACTCGACATCGGCAAGAAGGCCGAACAGCAGGCGCTCGCGTCGCGGGGGCTGGACTTCGTCACCGACACCTACCTCCCCGAGCGACTCGGCGAGATGGGCGTCCTGTGAGCGGGTAGTGCCGGGGCGAAACGTCAGTTCGCCCCAGTACGAAAACGTATCGAGAAAGCGACACACCGACGCTGTATCGGTAGACGCTTCTGTCGACTCACACGAACTGTGAACCGATGCGTTCACGCAGCGACCGGGACCGACGCGCCGAAACCGTCGGCGTGGGGCTGGTGCTCTTCTCCGCGTTCGGGTTCGGCACGCTGGCGGTTCTCGGGGAGTTCGCCTTCGCCGCCGGGCTGAACGTCCCGTCGGTGCTCGCGCTGCGCTTCGCGCTGGCGACGCTTCTCGTCTGGGTCGTCCTCGCCGCGCGTCGCCGTCGAACCGACGCCCCCGGCCGACTCCGACTCCGCGGTCGACTCCTCGTCGTCGCGATTGCGCTCGGCCTCGTGGGGTACACGGGCCAGAGCGCGCTGTTCTTCTGGGGGCTCGAATATCTCACCGCGGGCGTGACGACGCTCGTGCTCTACACGTACCCGGCGTTCGTGCTCGTCCTCTCGGCGCTGTTTCTCGGCGAACCGCTGACGCGGCGACGACTCGTCGCCCTCCCGCTCGTGCTCGGCGGGGTGACGCTCGTCGCGGGCGTCGACCCGGCCGGTGTCTCGACAGTCGGGGTCGCCATCGTCCTCGGGTCGGCGGTGGTCTACTCGGGCTACATCGTCGTCAGTCGAGTCGCGCTCGACGACACCGACGGCCTCCTGCTTGCGGGCTACGTCCTCCCGGCGGCCGCGGTGTCCTTCGTCACCTACGGAACGGTCACCGACACGCTGGCGCTGCCCGCGACGACGGCCGGGTGGCTGACGGTCGTCGGCATCGCCGTGCTCGCGACCGTCGTCCCGGTCGTGACGTTCTTCGGCGGGATCCGGCGCATCGGAGCCTCCCGTGCCGGCCTCGTGAGCACGGTCGAACCCATCGTCGCCGTCGTCCTCGGAGTGCTGTTGCTAAACGAACCGCTCCCGCCGGCGACGTTCGTCGGTGGCGCGCTCGTCCTCGTCGGCGTCTGGCTCATCCACGCGGAGTCGAGGTGAGGGAACGATAGCGTCGAAAAGCAGTCACAGCGCGTCGAGGCGGAGTGACCGTTCAGGTCGCCTCGCGAAGTTCGTCCAGTTCGCGCTCGACGCTCTCGGGGGCGGAGTCGTCGACCGCACACCGGCGACAGTAGCTGTTCGACCCCTCTTCGTGGGTTTTCACCGGAAACCCGGCGAGGTAGGTCTTCTCGGCGAACGTCCGCGTCACGCCGTCGCGGGCGCTCCGGCCGCAGACGACACAGCGCTCGCTCCCGTCGGCGGCTTCGGTGTCGATGCGTCGTTCCCGACCGAACGTCGTCAGCGACTGCTCTTTGTTCAACCGGCGCTGTACCGGGGGGAACAGGAGGAGTCCGGCGAGGAGAAACATCACGCCGACCACGAGCGTGCCGACGCTGAACGTGCCGCTCGCGAACACCGCGAACGAGAGGAACACGAGGAGTACACCCGCGACGACGCCGCCCACCGTCGCGAGGTCGGCGCCGTCATTCGAGCGACTCT from Haloprofundus halobius includes:
- a CDS encoding DMT family transporter — encoded protein: MRSRSDRDRRAETVGVGLVLFSAFGFGTLAVLGEFAFAAGLNVPSVLALRFALATLLVWVVLAARRRRTDAPGRLRLRGRLLVVAIALGLVGYTGQSALFFWGLEYLTAGVTTLVLYTYPAFVLVLSALFLGEPLTRRRLVALPLVLGGVTLVAGVDPAGVSTVGVAIVLGSAVVYSGYIVVSRVALDDTDGLLLAGYVLPAAAVSFVTYGTVTDTLALPATTAGWLTVVGIAVLATVVPVVTFFGGIRRIGASRAGLVSTVEPIVAVVLGVLLLNEPLPPATFVGGALVLVGVWLIHAESR
- a CDS encoding zinc ribbon domain-containing protein, encoding MVLESSTPNFCSDCGASLSARASFCSQCGTAVSSSAASDAGSTLSPFRERVREYTVHGWEIEQDYGDRVVVKKRGFGSIPVHVLLFLVTGGVGNAVYAWYRYSPGASRAELRADGTERWVDGRSKSRSNDGADLATVGGVVAGVLLVFLSFAVFASGTFSVGTLVVGVMFLLAGLLLFPPVQRRLNKEQSLTTFGRERRIDTEAADGSERCVVCGRSARDGVTRTFAEKTYLAGFPVKTHEEGSNSYCRRCAVDDSAPESVERELDELREAT